The Xylocopa sonorina isolate GNS202 chromosome 11, iyXylSono1_principal, whole genome shotgun sequence genome includes the window cgtgaagcaacattattttaaatttccaaaggaacaagacaggtataacatgtcttataatatgccttatgattttttgatgccatgcttcttttgagtagtataatataaatatatgtaatatataaattaatatgttattgataaaactaatacaattttatattacagatggttgaaatgggtagatgcatgtaaaagatatgatctattatctaaaggtccacaatattcatttaacaatattcgtctgtgccatttacattttgtggaaaaattattcagaattaataaagttagagctagccttcatccagatgctgttccaacactattattgggacgtgatactaaacaacagtaagtttaataataattgttagtttgacataatttcatttaatgattaaattatttgacacaatttaatttaataaataaattcttttcagagataaTACAAATGTAATTGCAAAACAAAATGTAGCTACAGAAAAAGGAGAACTATCTATATAGGTAtgtgaaattgtatttcatatttttttgttataattttatatacaattttatagttctataatatatatctcttttgttgtagtaatacatatgcagaagaggctgtaaaagttgaagaagagaataggtaatatatactaatagaataattaaaattatattttatattgttttgtaattttctatacatatttttttggtttagtaatacatatgcagaaggggctataaaagttgaagaagagaataggtaatatatattaatagaataatgaatttatgtatttttaattagtaaatttataaattatatctaaattgttttcaggaatacaaaaacctctaaaataattctgccaaCTTGCCATTCTGCTGCTAGTAATTTCGAGACAGAAGTAATGAAACCTTTTTCACACTTTTATTGACTTTCTTTTCTTTGATTTGTatcgaggtggatcgagtagctaAGATATAAATCaatcaaaagattgtacaatgaaagtatatgcaattttattttttgttttttgtctcCTCTTTTGGTTTGTATtgaggtggatcgagtagctgaaatatgaaacaagaaaggagttggaagaaatgaaaaataggttgcaatatatatatatagtacttatatatatatatatatacacttctaataaacaaaatttcagctagaaaaaaaaatatatatatacatatatatatatatatatatatatatagaaaacgaagatatcatatttttattaaaaatatgatatcttcgtttttttcattaatgaaacctttacttttaagatattatatgtttgttaccgatatatttgtatacataggtattaagtatatataaaataactttaaaataaattttaaaataaaatatacaatgtataatatattttttgtatttttcattatattttttcttgtttatcttgtataatatttatgttcttacatttttatagttatagtaacatgtgtattttatattttttcgatttttgctttctttccttgtttttcagtgtattagaaataatacatttattatttttattaaattttgattaactaaacgtaaaaataagttgggcagatagagagtaaaaaaatgcaagtgagattgaaatccaggtggcactgcgatttggttgcttctgtcgcgcatgcgtactcaattttatggtacaccgacatcaaaggtgccgacagagagtttcgctactgtatactgtgatacTGTGGTAGCGATGTGTACTTTGAATGAAACCACCAGATTGTTATAAAAGAAACATTCTGAAAATTGTTTACGGGAATAATATTTTGCCTATATTGTCATTGGCATTTTATTTTGAAGATTTTATTATAGTTAAATGAAAGGAAGTggaaaaattttatttattacacaaTTTTACAAAAATGTGGAGATTCAACATTTTTAACAGAAAGTATGTAAGCTGGCATGTTATTgattaatatatttttcaaaagATGGGAAGTAAGTGATGTAAACAGTGAAACATGCAGTTTAAAACTAGTCTAATGGAATTTTGAATGTGagtaaaatttttaattttcgaTTTTCGTATTCATTTGTTGATGTCGATGCATAGTCGGATAACGAATCGATTTTATAGATGTATAATTAGCAATTCAGATGTTTGCttttaaaaatatgtaaatggaGTTATTCATTGTCATGCTTCTTTTTGTCGGTACAGTGGAACCATGAAAAGCACCTAGTTTCTTCTTATTCGGGATGCCATTCATATGGTTTtctttattttacatatatgATGGAATATCCagatattaataaaaataaaaaaaatctctATAGGATGCCAGTCGGACCTTTTTCATAAAATACTGAATAAATCAGGAATTATTAATGGACAATAGCAGGTAGAACCCAAACATGTTAAATAAAACTGCTTTAAAATTCAATGGGAATTTAAATATGTtttgtaatataaaataatacattatatagaAAAAATTTTGATAAAATCAGGCAAGAGTAGTAGTAATGGTGATGAAGGTATGCGATACATGTTTTCAGAATAAAATAATACAAATGCAGAACAATTACGAATATaattgtaaatataaaaatatatttcacaaTTTTAAGTTACAATATTAATCATTTTCATATCTTTAAAAGTTGTTTAGGTGGTGGACTATTATTGATAAACAATTTATTATCAACAAATTAAAAACTTTTATAATTTCTTCGCATTATAATTTTTTGTTTCATTAGCATTACCTATACCATCATTTCTGTGATTAAATAGTTATTTGTAAATATATACTTAACCACCGACCAATTTTGTAACAAAATTGACATTTTTAATGACGACCGTAAGCATGATTTGATTGATGCGCTGTAAAATaaacataaaacatataaagtgGAAAATAAATTTATGTACAAAAGCAATTTTAATAAACTAATACTTACGTTTATAAAATTCATAGAAGTTTGTAGTAGGCAAGAGTGTGCGAATTTTGTTTAACACTGTAGCTTTTGGAGCTAAAACAGCATTTGTATTCCAAATCTGAAGCAGAAAAGGAGGAAGATTTTATGACATCATTCACCTCTATACTTAATTCAATTTGTCTACATAGTTGCATTAATTTTGTGTCTGTACTTGAACAAGGTCTTCTTTTTCCCTAATAGACACAGTTACTCCACAAACTTCGTCACCTTCTGCAACGCATTCAACAAATTGTTCTCCAATCGCAGCAAGCACCATTTCTTTCCaaattatttcctagaaatgttAATACCGTTACTAGTATATATTCTAGATAACAATCAAAATTTTAATACTCACAGTATCAGACTTCTGACACTTTAATCGCCATGTTCCACCATTTTGATTGATAGGTTCTTCCCATAGCGGATATCTTTCGTCTCTCATTAAATGATAACTATATCTAACCTATTACGGTAGCAATCAAATTTAATATAAACTTAATGTAAAAACTTGCGCTCAAAATTAAATGTTTCCATTTTTATTAATGTATAGTTGTATATTTTATAAAACAGATACTCACTTGTACAGCACTGGCACTTGGTATATTGTTGAAGACAGCCCAAAAACTTTGTACAGTGTTCACAGTATAAATCTTTGTTAAATTTTCTTTATACTCTTCAACAGTTGTGCCAGGAATAGCTCTGTCAATTTTACCAACTCTTTAGAACTTTCTATATATACTATGAGCAAACAACGATTGAACTTTTTCAGGATTTCTCATTATACTTTTCTTCTATTTTGATAACATAATAAAGGGACAAAGAACATTACTTAGTgcacaaattaaaaaaaaaaaagaaaaaaaaaggaagttaTTTAAACACGTATATATCCTACATATAATGCGTTACAAACAACTTGAATTCAAAGGATTTTCCTAACAAAGTATTTATCATTTCAATTTGATATTTTACTCTGacgtgaaaaatatattttttcttacaaTACAGATTACTTAGTTATCACATTGAGTAATCAAAGAACGATACTAGTTCGTGGTTTTATGATTGTTTTACACGAAGTTTTACACGGAGTAACGTATGATGACGTTGATACGCATGTAAAGATAAATGAATTGATATTAACGTTATTTAACGTCGTTACTTTGCTTCCTACCATTCGCAATGGTCTATAAATATATTCTGTTATATTAAAGATTAACCGTTACTATCGTATGTACAGTTTTATGTTTTACAAAACAACGAAGTTAAAAAGTAAAATTGATAATAGAATGATATTACTCTACATTCAATTCGTAACGTTACGAAGTAAAAAAGCAATTGGGTTGTCTTACTTATCCAACCAGAACGTCCAAGAAGATTGTAATGGTATTCCCGACGTTTCATGTTCCTCGATCGTTTTAACCGTTTCATCCGAAAATACCGGCGTTTTCGGCAAGTCTGTCGGGCTGTCGTCTTTCGATTCACACTCCACCGCGGCCATGTTCGAAACGACAATATAAGTGTGTGTACGTAGATATTAGTGCGCGCTCCTAACGTCAAAAATCATGTGATCGAAGATTAGTGCGTCTTTTATCAACAGCTTGGCGATTATCGACAGATACAGCAATCTACTTAAGTAACTTAAAATAAGAAAATCAATTCTAGATAATTAAGGAGTTTgttgaatttaaatttaattcatCCGTGTGcagtggggatcagaatacacccataGTAACCCACTGCTTGTCGAAAGAGGTGACTAATATGgcggggtggggggggggggggggaggaagAGTTAACGAAGATAAGTAGGAAAGAGTTACGAATTTTAGTTAAAAAAGAATAATGCAATGAGAAAAGTATgagagaggaaagaaaaagTGTAGAGAGAAAGTTTCCTCCTAATTGCTCTTCTAAGCGCCATCTACTGGAATCAAAATGTCCAATAAAAGATATTAAATGGTATAAATTCAATTCAAGGGAGAAAAACAGTACCACCAACCAGCTGTCGGATATACAGTGACTGACCTGTATACAGTACTATGACCTGAATTACCGATCGTGTTAAGAAACCGCATGTTTTCTTTTATCTTCGATATTTTAGGACGAAGAGTTTAGAAACAGGTAACATATTCAATTGAACACCATCAAGGCGATTCAGGTAAAAAGATGCGAACGTGAAAAAGTACGGGGCCTAAAGAGGCCTTCGATGCGATAATGTTCTTTCGTACAATTCGTTGCTGGCATATAACAAAAGTTACACTTCTTTTTGCACGATCGgtaaattagagtttagaatacaAAATTCTGTAATGGGAATAATCTATTCTCTATGGCTTATTTCGTCAGTGGTTGTACCATATTATGTACAATAGACTTACAATGTGATTTTTTCTGAGGTTATTTTCAATAGTAGTATTCAACTGTTCGACTATATTCGggtaaaataattgttaaattAACTTTCCAACGAATAGTAATAAGTATTAATAGCAATTGGTATGAAATTTACTACTAATTCAATAAAGTCATGTGCCGCCCGCGTTGGGATGTTAACAGAGTTTGAAAGAATTCCTAATGGTAGCTTTGAAACTCCTCTTGCTCTTGTTTATACAAAGGTAAAATGATTCAAAGTGTGATAAACTCAGAGTAATTTTATTTCAAGTTAcacttctttctcttctttagGGAGGTAGTACCCCGCATTTAACGAAGGATGTGTTCAAAATGGTTACTTCGATTCCACAAATGTTGTCCGTCTCGCTTACTTCAACAGTTTCGATGTTCGAATCAATAAAAGATACTAGTACCGATTTTGCAACCTTCGTTGGCATGAAGgtataaaatattattatacaGATATTTAACAggattaattttatttataaaattgtgACAAATAAATTTTTTGTTTAGGAGCATATCAATTTTCTTACAATACACGATCCGGCTTATACTACACCTTCTGGTTTCCACGAACCTGATTCAATTCCCATATGGACAAGAAATGGTAAACGTGTAATAACAGCTAGTAAATATATGGATATTGTCGAGGCATTTAAGCCAGACATGTATGTTGCCTTGTGCGATGGAGATACTAATATCAACAGTAGTAGGAAAAGAATGTCGAAAGCTGTACAACGTAGTATAACATTCTTTGACCAatgctttacgaagcattcgtCATCTAAAATGTTAAAATCTTCAGAAATATTAGGTGCAATTGAAGGTGGCTATGATAAAGAAACTAGAAAATTATCAATAAATTACTTAAAAGACAAACCTTTAATAGGGTATGTTATTGATGGATTACATAATAATGGATTAGATGTAAGGAATATACCATTGGAACAGATCAAAGATGTAGTTGAATACACGATTGTAAGTAAGCATATATATGCATACATATTCTATTTTTTTCATAGACTGTATTTATTGCAGAATCTACTACCAGCTGAAAGGTTGAAAGTATCAATGGGTTGCTGGAATCCTGTAACAGTATTAGCTCTTGTCGAATTAGGCGTAGATATATTTGATACATCATATCCTTATGTAATTACTGAAAATTTTGAAGCTTTAACTTTTTTATGTAATCACAATAATTGTAATAATGTAGGACATGTAATATCATTTACTGAAGAGAGGTAATATGTGCAAAAATaagtttatataattattcttctgttataataataaataaatttcatcCTTTTTCTATATTAAATTTATCTGGTACAAATATTATGTTGCAGGTATGCAGATGATTTTTCTCCTATATGCTCTCATTGTGAATGCTTTACATGTAAAAATCATACCAAAGCATACTTACATCATCTATGTAATACTAAAGAAATGCTATCTACGGTCCTTTTGATGATGTAAGTTACACATATCATTATCGTTATCGCGAATAGATTGTTTAATATTACATTACGCACACATCGATTTATATTTTTAGGCACAATGTACATCAGTATCTCGAATTTTTCAAGATTATTCGAGaaagtataaaaaataatacatttaaCGAATGTAAAAAGAGGATTAATTCAAAATTTAAACAGTGCAGCATTTTACGAGCTGATGAATCCACCGACACACAAGACGTGAAATTCACAAGCACTTAACATAATTTTATAAAAGTACTAATATTTTAGTAtgttcaattatttttacattttattttataagaatataatataaaattccatttatataataaaatgatAATTATTCGGGTAAAAAGTTGGGATCTAAATAATTGTAAGAACAATTGCTGAAACTTTGTGGAAAATAATCTAAATCATAACTTTTAGTATATTGGGGTGGTTTTATAGGAGTTAGTCTATGTAGTGTATCATGTAGTGGTTTTTCAGCTTCTAGCTGTGCCACTGCACAATCACCACATAAATCAATTCCATCTTGACATTCTGTACAATGCCATCTTGTACCTGTTAGAGGATCCTCCCCACATATCGAACACTGTAAAGACAAGAATTATTGATGGTTTAGTTTCTACAGAACAATTTGAAAAGTAATTTACATATCTACCTTGTGTCCGATATGCTTGTAGACAGGAGACAAATTTTGTTCTTTCTCAGTCTTCACTTGCCTCAATAATTCTATATGTCTCAATTCGGGATTATCATCAATAATACTATTCCCAGCATCATCTTCCTATATAAACATAAATGATTAAATAAGTAACGCATCACAAGTTAAATTTGTATAAAACAATAAGAATGAAAATAATACATACAGATTCCTCTGTAATTAACTGTTCTTTACTTTCATCAGGTATTGCGAAAGACATGTCTTGGTGTGGAAAGAATGTAGAACGTCGGAACAGCGAATAATTATTACGCTGATGTCTATGACCCATTCCTTTTTTAGCATCGAATTTCATTTTAGGACCACGTCCAGGTATAGGTAACCCAGCTCTTAAG containing:
- the LOC143429188 gene encoding queuine tRNA-ribosyltransferase accessory subunit 2, giving the protein MKFTTNSIKSCAARVGMLTEFERIPNGSFETPLALVYTKGGSTPHLTKDVFKMVTSIPQMLSVSLTSTVSMFESIKDTSTDFATFVGMKEHINFLTIHDPAYTTPSGFHEPDSIPIWTRNGKRVITASKYMDIVEAFKPDMYVALCDGDTNINSSRKRMSKAVQRSITFFDQCFTKHSSSKMLKSSEILGAIEGGYDKETRKLSINYLKDKPLIGYVIDGLHNNGLDVRNIPLEQIKDVVEYTINLLPAERLKVSMGCWNPVTVLALVELGVDIFDTSYPYVITENFEALTFLCNHNNCNNVGHVISFTEERYADDFSPICSHCECFTCKNHTKAYLHHLCNTKEMLSTVLLMMHNVHQYLEFFKIIRESIKNNTFNECKKRINSKFKQCSILRADESTDTQDVKFTST
- the LOC143429193 gene encoding eukaryotic translation initiation factor 4E type 3-A, yielding MAAVECESKDDSPTDLPKTPVFSDETVKTIEEHETSGIPLQSSWTFWLDKAIPGTTVEEYKENLTKIYTVNTVQSFWAVFNNIPSASAVQVRYSYHLMRDERYPLWEEPINQNGGTWRLKCQKSDTEIIWKEMVLAAIGEQFVECVAEGDEVCGVTVSIREKEDLVQIWNTNAVLAPKATVLNKIRTLLPTTNFYEFYKPHQSNHAYGRH